The Rhodococcus sp. ABRD24 genome contains the following window.
GTGCAGGTGCTGCTGCCCCGTGACATCTCCATCCCGCGGCCCACGCTGTACATGCTCGACGGCCGGTCCGCCGCCCGCGGTATGAGCAACTGGACCACGCAGGGCAACGCGGTGCAGTTCTTCGAGGACAAACCGGTGAACGTCGTCATGACCACCGGCGGCAGGGCCAGTTACTTCACCGACTGGGACCGGCCCGACCCCGTCCTCGGCAACTACAAGTGGGAAACGTTCCTGACGAAGGAGCTGCCGCCGCTGATCGACGATCGCTTCGACGGCAATGGCCTCGCGTCGATCGCCGGCCTGTCGATGGGCGCGCAATCGGCGATGATGCTCGCCATGCGTTCGCCCGGCCTGTACCGCGGCGTCGCCGCCTACAGCGGCTGCTACGAGTCCACCGGTGCGCTCGGTCAGCGGCAGATGGAGCTCGTCGTCTCGAGCTACGGCGGCGACATCGCGAACATGTGGGGCCCGTTCACCGACTCGCTGTGGGCGGAGCACGACGTTGTCCGGGGCGCCGAGAAGCTACGCGGCACTGCCATGTACATCTCGACAGCCACCGGTCTGCCAGGCCCCAACGAGACGCTCGACAATCCCAACCTGATCCCGCTCGTGACGCAGGGCGGACCGATCGAGGCCGTCACCAACTTCTGCACCCACCAGCTCGACGACCGGCTGCGCTCACTCGGTATCCCGGCGACGTTCGTCTACAACCCGGTGGGCGTGCACACGTGGGCGTACTGGCGCGACGAACTGCCCAAGTCCTGGCCGACACTCGCGGCGTCGCTCGGCATCTGACGACCCGGACGACGAAGGGCGGCCCCTACGCGATCTGCGCGGGGGCCGCCCTTCGGAACCTGTGGTGGAGATTAGCTCATCGAGGTCAGCGAGGCGGTGTCGAGCGAGCCCTCGGCGCCGGCGCCGCTCGAGCTGGCGGTGCTCAGCTTGTTCAGCGCGCTCACGAGCGAGACGACGGTGTTGAGGAGGCTGATGATTTCGGACGAACCCATGGAAACTCCCTGCAATCCTGTGTGGTGTCGCGCCTCGAAGCGAAAGCGCTGCGGCAAATATAACGGCAAGGACACACTTACGAGTCACATTGACGCGTTAACACAGGATGAAAACCGAGGGTGAAGTTCAGCTGTGATCGTGCAACCAGTCCACGATTCGGTCCACCGTGGACTCCGGTGTCCGAATCCACCCATTGTGGCCGAGCGGCTCGGGCTGGTGCCACATGGTGACCTCGGCCTGTGGCAGCTTGTCGACCAGGTTCTTCGCCGAACTGCGCGGCGCCAAGTCGTCACCCTCCATCGAGATCGACAGCACCGGCAGCGTCAATCGTGCGATGCGTTCCTCGTAGTCGATATCCGCCCCCGCGGGCTCGATCCGGCCGCTGCGCGCGAACCGCGACCAGTCCGAGACAAGCACCCTCGACTGTCGACCGAAGCCCCCGATGTCCAGACGATCGCCCGGCCAGAAGCCCGCCACGCTCGCGGTGATCGACATCGCCGCCGATCCCAGCAGCACACCGGGGGATCGAGATCCAGGAAACCCTCGGTAATAGGGCGAACCGGACGCCACCAGGATCAGCCCGCCGAGCCGGCCCCGGATGCGCGCCGCGTACATCACCCCCAACTGCCCACCCATGCTGTGCCCCAGCAGGAACGGCGTGCTCCTGTCGAACCGCTCCCGCACCACCTCGAACATCGCGGGCAGGTCCACCGCCACGAGCTCCTGGTAGCCGAACGTGCTCGACGCGCTCGGACGCGGACGACTGTCGCCCTGTCCACGTAACTCGCATGTCGCGGCGCAGAAGCCGCGCGCCACCAATTCGCTCGCGAACCTGTCGTAGAAGCCGCCCGGGATACCGAGACCGGGTACGACCACTACCACCGGTGCACCCTCGCGGCCGGGGAACAACCGCACCGGCGTCGTCGTCCCGTCGGGCATCTGGATCGGCACGGTCTCCACGGCATCGAGCCTATGCCCGTGCGGCCCGCCGGGGCCGGTATTCGTCGCTCGGAGTGCTCCGAATCCGCACCGCACACTGCTTCGCCGCGTCACATACGGGTTGGGACACATTGCGTGTGAGATCCCGGCAGAAGGTGTGAGACGCGTGCCGCCGAGCCGAACACAATGAGTACGACGGGTGTTCGCCCGCTCGTCGGCCGGGTGCGCCCTCGGTAGCAGACCCCGAGCTCGAAGTTCAGGGTCGATCTCCGGGGGAATCCCGATGGTCACCGGCGCCCGCGCCGACCAGACTCGATGTCATGACCTTCGACAGCAACTCCCCCCGGCAGCTCCTCCGTTCCCGAAACCAGCGCATGCTCGCCGGAGTGTGCGGCGGCGTCGCCGAGTACTTCGGCATCGACGTCAACCTCGTGCGCCTCGGCGCCGTTCTCGGTGCAATCGTCTCGCTCGGCACCGTCGCGCTGATCTATCTCGCGGCCTGGATGCTGATGCCTCAGGATGCGTGAGCGCGCCAGTCCGCACAGCAAGAAGCCCGGGACACCGTGAAGGTGTCCCGGGCTTCTCGTCTACCTGAACTCAGGCGGAACTTCCGAAGGGGATCAGAAGTCCATGCCGCCCATGCCACCGGTCGGGTCGCCCATGGGAGCAGCGGCCTTCTCCGGCTTGTCGGCGACGACAGCCTCGGTGGTCAGGAACAGAGCCGCGATGGACGCAGCGTTCTGCAGCGCCGAGCGGGTGACCTTGACCGGGTCATTGATGCCGGCAGCGAGCAGGTCCTCGTACTCGTTGGTCGCGGCGTTGAGGCCGTGGCCGGTGGGGAGGTTGCGCACCTTCTCCGCAACGACGCCCGGCTCGAGGCCTGCGTTGAACGCGATCTGCTTGAGCGGAGCCTCGAGGGCGACGCGAACGATGTTCGCACCGGTGGCCTCGTCGCCCTCGAGCTTCAGGTCGTCCAGGATCGGAGCGGCCTGCAGCAGCGCCACGCCACCACCGGCGACGATGCCCTCCTCGACGGCAGCCTTCGCGTTGCGGACGGCGTCCTCGATGCGGTGCTTGCGCTCCTTGAGCTCCACCTCGGTGGCAGCGCCGGCCTTGATGACTGCAACGCCACCGGCCAGCTTGGCCAGGCGCTCCTGCAGCTTCTCGCGGTCGTAATCCGAATCCGACGCCTCGATCTCGGCGCGGATCTGGCTGACGCGACCGGCGATGGCGTCGGCGTCGCCGGCACCCTCGACGATGGTGGTCTCGTCCTTGCTGACAACGACCTTGCGGGCGCGGCCGAGCAGCTCGAGTCCGGCAGTCTCCAGGGAGAGGCCGACCTCTTCGCTGATGACCTCGCCACCGGTGAGGATGGCGATGTCGGCGAGCTGCGCCTTGCGGCGGTCACCGAAGCCGGGGGCCTTGACGGCGACCGACTTGAAGGTGCCACGGATCTTGTTGACGACCAGGGTGGACAGCGCCTCGCCCTCGACGTCCTCCGCGATGATGACCAGCGGCTTGCCGGACTGGATGACCTTCTCCAGCAGCGGCAGCAGGTCCTTGACCGTGGAGATCTTGGAGCTCACGAGCAGGATGTAGGCGTCCTCGAGGACCGCTTCCTGACGCTCGGCGTCGGTCGCGAAGTACAGCGAGATGTAGCCCTTGTCGAAGCGCATACCCTCGGTGAGCTCGAGCTGCAGGCCGAAGGAGTTGGACTCCTCGACGGTGATGACGCCTTCCTTGCCGACCTTGTCCATGGCCTCGGCGATGAGCTCACCGATGGACGGGTCGCCGGCCGAGATACCGGCGGTGGCAGCGATCTGCTCCTTGGTCTCGACCTCCTTGGCGGTGTCGAGCAGCTTGGCGGTGACGGCCTCGACGGCCTTCTCGATGCCGCGCTTGAGACCCAGCGGGTTGGCGCCGGCGGCAACGTTGCGCAGACCCTCACGGACGAGCGCCTGAGCGAGGACGGTGGCGGTGGTCGTACCGTCGCCAGCGACGTCGTCGGTCTTCTTGGCGACCTCCTTGACCAGCTCGGCGCCGATCTTCTCGTAGGGGTCCTCGAGCTCGATCTCCTTGGCGATGGAAACACCGTCGTTGGTGATCGTGGGGGCGCCCCACTTCTTCTCGAGCACGACGTTGCGACCCTTGGGTCCCAGCGTCACCTTGACGGTGTCGGCGAGGCTGTTCAGGCCACGCTCGAGGCCGCGACGTGCCTCTTCGTCGAACGCGATGATCTTGGCCATTGCGAAGTGATCCTCCGGATTGGGGGTGACACATTGCCGGCCGGGGTCAGTGCCCGCGACGGACGACCAGGGGTGTCGATGGTTCCCGGTCTCACCGCTCCGACCTGGCACTCACGAGTCGCGAGTGCCAAGTGCATTTTTAGCACTCGAGTGGGTTGAGTGCAACGTTGCGGGGCGGTCTCAGCCCTGGGCGAACGTGCTCTACCCGATGCAGGACTGGCCGGTCCTGAGATTCCACGCGAAGGACAGCGGGCCGACGCAGTTGACGCCGCCCTGCTCGGCCGTCGCGCCCGAACCCCAACCGGCCACCGCGAACGTCGCGTAACCGTCGTCGGCCCACGAGTGTGCGATGCCGCCGCCGATCGCCAGCGCGAGAGACTGGCCGTTGCCGCGCGACGCGCTGAGCGCGGTCCCGAACCCTGTCGCGAAGCTGTTCGAGGATCCGAAGTTCTGGGCGACGGAGACCGCCGTACCGCTATCCATCGCGGCCGACCGAGCCACACTCTGCTCGAACGCCTGCGCACCGCAGCTCGCGAACTCCGAGACCTGGATGTCATTGGCCGTCGCCGGCGACGTGCACACCACCGGAGCCGCGGACGCGGCACCGGCACCGACAGTTGAAACCCCAAGTGCCACACCGAATCCGAGCGCAGCAACGGCTGCCGTCCGCATCATCCGTCGACCAAGGCTGGAGAGAACACGCGGGCGGGAAGAGGTCGACATTCGGGCTCCTTCAGAACGAGAAAGGGAGGGCGCTGAGCGTGACCGCGACAGTACCTGCTCAGGCGATCGAACCTCGGCATTTCGATAGCGAGCCGAAGTAGCCCGGCGCGTCAGCCCAACTCGGTGAGCAACGCCGGCAGATCAGCCACCGAATCGATCAGACGATCGGGCCGGTCGACCGCCAGATCGAGGATCGGCTGACGGAACTTGCCGGTCCGCACCAGCACACCCGTCATCCCCACCCGCTGCGCCGGCAGCACGTCGCCCCGGAAGTCGTCGCCCACCATCACCATCGCCGCCGGGTCCGCGCCCACCAACTCCGCAGCAGTGAGAAACCCGGCCAGCGACGGCTTACCGACGGCGATGATCCTCGCGCCCGACGCCTCCTCGAGCCCCGGCAGATACGCGCCGGTGTCGAGGCGGAGACCGTCGGCGGTCGACCACATCAGTCCGCGGTGCATGGCGACCGCCGGGACACCCGAGACCATCAGATCCAGCACCCGGGACAGCGCGTCGTGCGTGAACTCCGGGCCCGCGCCGCCGAGCACCACCACCTGCGGATCGATGTCGTCGAACTCGATGCCCTCCATGTCTGCCGCGACGTCGCCGTGATTGAGCAGCAGCACGCGGGCCCCTGGATACGTCGATCGCAGGTACTCGGTGGTGAGCCGGGCCGCGGTGACGATCTCGTCGGGCCGGACGTCGAAGCCCGCGTCGACCAGCGTCGACGCGATCTCCTCGCAGGTCCGGGACGTCGTATTGGTGAGGAACGCTCGC
Protein-coding sequences here:
- the groL gene encoding chaperonin GroEL (60 kDa chaperone family; promotes refolding of misfolded polypeptides especially under stressful conditions; forms two stacked rings of heptamers to form a barrel-shaped 14mer; ends can be capped by GroES; misfolded proteins enter the barrel where they are refolded when GroES binds); this encodes MAKIIAFDEEARRGLERGLNSLADTVKVTLGPKGRNVVLEKKWGAPTITNDGVSIAKEIELEDPYEKIGAELVKEVAKKTDDVAGDGTTTATVLAQALVREGLRNVAAGANPLGLKRGIEKAVEAVTAKLLDTAKEVETKEQIAATAGISAGDPSIGELIAEAMDKVGKEGVITVEESNSFGLQLELTEGMRFDKGYISLYFATDAERQEAVLEDAYILLVSSKISTVKDLLPLLEKVIQSGKPLVIIAEDVEGEALSTLVVNKIRGTFKSVAVKAPGFGDRRKAQLADIAILTGGEVISEEVGLSLETAGLELLGRARKVVVSKDETTIVEGAGDADAIAGRVSQIRAEIEASDSDYDREKLQERLAKLAGGVAVIKAGAATEVELKERKHRIEDAVRNAKAAVEEGIVAGGGVALLQAAPILDDLKLEGDEATGANIVRVALEAPLKQIAFNAGLEPGVVAEKVRNLPTGHGLNAATNEYEDLLAAGINDPVKVTRSALQNAASIAALFLTTEAVVADKPEKAAAPMGDPTGGMGGMDF
- a CDS encoding DUF6764 family protein: MSTSSRPRVLSSLGRRMMRTAAVAALGFGVALGVSTVGAGAASAAPVVCTSPATANDIQVSEFASCGAQAFEQSVARSAAMDSGTAVSVAQNFGSSNSFATGFGTALSASRGNGQSLALAIGGGIAHSWADDGYATFAVAGWGSGATAEQGGVNCVGPLSFAWNLRTGQSCIG
- a CDS encoding PspC domain-containing protein, whose protein sequence is MTFDSNSPRQLLRSRNQRMLAGVCGGVAEYFGIDVNLVRLGAVLGAIVSLGTVALIYLAAWMLMPQDA
- a CDS encoding HAD-IIA family hydrolase, yielding MTGVEGVLFDIDGVLVTSWRPVPGAAEALAEVARDGRRRAFLTNTTSRTCEEIASTLVDAGFDVRPDEIVTAARLTTEYLRSTYPGARVLLLNHGDVAADMEGIEFDDIDPQVVVLGGAGPEFTHDALSRVLDLMVSGVPAVAMHRGLMWSTADGLRLDTGAYLPGLEEASGARIIAVGKPSLAGFLTAAELVGADPAAMVMVGDDFRGDVLPAQRVGMTGVLVRTGKFRQPILDLAVDRPDRLIDSVADLPALLTELG
- a CDS encoding alpha/beta hydrolase family protein, with amino-acid sequence MRSDANAGPSLRRLGASALVAATATGALLGVAPTAVAGGIPSSAQDAAVPASAQVAAGAHITRVENITDRWLRVFVYSPAMLSEQEVQVLLPRDISIPRPTLYMLDGRSAARGMSNWTTQGNAVQFFEDKPVNVVMTTGGRASYFTDWDRPDPVLGNYKWETFLTKELPPLIDDRFDGNGLASIAGLSMGAQSAMMLAMRSPGLYRGVAAYSGCYESTGALGQRQMELVVSSYGGDIANMWGPFTDSLWAEHDVVRGAEKLRGTAMYISTATGLPGPNETLDNPNLIPLVTQGGPIEAVTNFCTHQLDDRLRSLGIPATFVYNPVGVHTWAYWRDELPKSWPTLAASLGI
- a CDS encoding alpha/beta fold hydrolase, whose protein sequence is METVPIQMPDGTTTPVRLFPGREGAPVVVVVPGLGIPGGFYDRFASELVARGFCAATCELRGQGDSRPRPSASSTFGYQELVAVDLPAMFEVVRERFDRSTPFLLGHSMGGQLGVMYAARIRGRLGGLILVASGSPYYRGFPGSRSPGVLLGSAAMSITASVAGFWPGDRLDIGGFGRQSRVLVSDWSRFARSGRIEPAGADIDYEERIARLTLPVLSISMEGDDLAPRSSAKNLVDKLPQAEVTMWHQPEPLGHNGWIRTPESTVDRIVDWLHDHS